The genomic DNA ACTGCGAGGTCAGCGTCTCGATGAGCGATTGGCCGGAGTCGGGGAGCCGCCCGCCGAGGTCGTACCCACGGTCCCGGAGCGTCTCAAGCAGGTTGACCGTCGAAGCCGGCGAGTCGAGGCCGAATGCCGTTCCGATGCCGTCGTCGCTCGGTGGGTAGTTGTGGAGGACGACGGCGACCCGCTTTGCATCGTTTGGCGTATAGCGAAGCGTCGCCCAGTTGACCGCCAGCGACGCCGCGTGCTCGATACGGTCTTCGATGGGGAAATGCTGTTTCGGCGCGGTGCCGAGCCCCGCGTCGTCGTCGGTGCGTTCCTTACCGGAGATGGGATGGGTGATGACGTTGCCGTCGAACTCCGGGAGCGCAACCGACAGGGCGAGTTCGAAGCCCATCACGCCGGTGTCGCTGGATTGATACCGCGAGCGGGACCGCATCGTCGTCACCGTCTGGATGACGGGGACCCCGAGACGGTCGAGGAAGACTTCCTCGGCGTCTGCACCCTCGTCGTCGGCGTCGCGGCCGCGTTCGGACATCGACAGCGAAAACATGAACGATGAACAGACCGCATCGACCAGCGGCTCGCCGTCCGAATCGGTCAACCAGTTGTCGACGACCCATTCGGCGTCGCCGGCCCGCGCGTCCGGGTCGGTTCCCTCCTCGCTGCTGTCGGTGACCGGGTTACAGAAGACCGGCAGCGCATCGGCCCCTTCGGCCTCGATGGCCCGGACCAGCGCGTCGACGTACCGGGTGTTTTCGTGTGTCCAGTGGGACTCGTAGAACCAGACGGCGACCGTCGGGCGGTCGGGGTCGAGCGTCGCTCGCAGCTCCTCGTAGGACACACCGGGGTGGTCAGGATGGTAGACCCCTTCCGTCGGAAGTTCGACCGGCGGGTCGTAGCTCGGTTCGACAGCGGTAAAGCGGTCTGTGAGATATCGGACAGCGTTGGCGAGGTTGGCGCTGCCGCCCTTCTCCAGATACTCACAGACGGTGTCCCGGACACTGCCCGGAACCGTCGTATCCTCGACGGCGAAGGCGTCGCCGGTCGCCTTCACGATGACGGGGACGCCGGCCTCATAACAGCGGTCGATGGCCCGGTCGTAGCCCGGCATGCTGTCTTCGCCGCCGTGGAGCCAGAGGACGACGACATCGCAGTCGGTCAGTTCGTCGCAGAACGCCTCGACGGCTTCGGGGTCGTCGAGGTCGCTCTCCGAACGGACGACGAGGTCCGTCTCGACCTCGCCGGCGGCGCGAGCGAGCGCGCCCAATTCGTTCTCGGTTGCGGTGTAGAGTCCGACGCGTGGCATAATGTTGATAAACTCCGGTTGTTCTAATACAACCGTGATTGACAACGGGGACGGCAAAAGCGTTTCCACGCCGTTCGGCGCGGTGGTCGGACAGGAGCGGCTCAAGCGGGCGCTGTTGACCGTCGCGACCGACGACGGGCTGGGGGGGCTGTTGGTCGCCGGCGAAAAGGGGACGGCCAAGTCGACGCTCGTCCGCGGACTCGCGGACCTGCTCCCCGACCAGCGTGTCATCGCCGATTGCCCGTACCGCTGTCCGCCGGACGACCCTGACAGCCAATGTGCCGACTGCCGGGAGCGAACGGACCCACCGGTCGAGACCCGGCCGGTACCGCTCGTGACGCTGCCGCTGGGAGCGACCCGCGAGCGGGTCGTCGGGACGCTTTCAGTGTCGGACGCGCTGTCCGGCGAGGCGAACTTCGAGCCGGGACTGCTCGCTCGTGCCAACCGCGGCATCCTCTATGTCGACGAGGTCAACCTTCTCGATGACCACCTCGTCGACGTACTGCTCGATGCGGCCGCGTCCGGCGAAAACCGGGTCGAACGCGACGGCGTTAGTGTCACCCACCCCGCTGCGTTCACCCTTGTCGGGACGATGAACCCCGAGGAGGGCGACCTCCGGCCACAGCTCCGTGACCGCTTTGCCCTCTCGGTCGAGGTTGCCGGCGAGACCGACATCGAAGACCGGGTCGCCATCATCGACGGCGCACTCGGCAAAGCGGAGCCGGACGACGACACCGACAGCTACCGAAAGCGGCTACAGGCGGCCCGCTCGCTGCTTCCGTCGGTCGAGTTGACCGACGAACAAAAGCGGGACATCGCCGACCTCTGTCTCGACGCCGGCGTCGACGGCCACCGTGCCGACATCGCGACCGCCCGCGCCGCCCGCGCGCTTGCGGCCCTTGACGGCCGGCCGACGGTCACTGACGGTGACCTACAGCAGGCCGCGGCGTTTGCGCTTGCCCACCGGATGCGGTCGACCCCGTTCGAGGACGCTCCCGACGCCGACTCCGTCATCGACGACCACTTCGAGGACGGCAACGAGGCCGAATCGGGCGACGAGAAGACGGATGACGGTGAGACAGACGCTGAAGGCGGTGCCGACGCCGACAGCGGCGGCGAGGCGGGTTCGGACGGGGACGGCGATGCTGCGACAGATGAAGACGCCTCCGCCGAGCCGGACTCGGACGGCGAATCGGGCTCCGAAGACGGCCCCGGCAGCGAGGACACTACTGACCCATCGGGCGGCGACGGAGGCGACAGCTCCCGACAGCCGGCCGAGGGCGACGCCGACCCGTCGGATGACGGCGGCCAAGGGGACGCTTCGGACGACCCAAAGCCGTCAGATGACGCCGACGAGGAGGCGACGCCGCTCGTCCCCGGCCAAAACCGGCAGGCACCCGGAGCCGCCGATGCGCCGGACGTCGAATCGCCGGCCGTTGACACGGCAGGCGACACGGGTAGCGGCTCGGCACGGACCCAGCGCGGCGACCGAGGCGCACGCGTCAGAACGGAGCCGGCCGACACAGACGACAGTGCCGTTGATGCCGCGGCATCGGTCCGCGCCGCCGCAAAGCACGGCCGGAACCGGCCGACGGACCGCGACCTCCGACGGTCGGTCCGGGCGGGCGACAGCGAGGCGCTCGTCGTCTTCGCCGTTGATGCCAGCGCCTCGATGCGGCCGGCGATGCGCTCTGCGAAGGGCGTCGTTCTCGAGCTGCTGGAGGGGGCCTACACCGAACGCGACAGCGTCGCAGTCGTCGCGTTTGCCGGCGACGACGCCGAGGTGCTCTTGCCGCCGACGGATTCGGTGACGCTTGCGGCCAGACATCTCAAGGACCTCCCGACCGGCGACCGGACACCGCTCCCCGCAGGGCTCCGGACGGCTGCCGAAGTCGTCGACCGGGCTGACCCCGATGCCGCCGTCGTGGTGGTCGTCTCCGATGGCCGCGCCAACGCGGCCGACTCGCCGACCGCCGACACCGAGGCCGCCGCCGCTGCCCTCGCCGAGACGGACGCGCGGGTCGTCTGTGTTGATGCCGGCGACGAGGACAGCCGGGGGTTGCTCCCGGCGGTGGCCGACCGGACTGCCGGCCGGCTCGTTCCGCTCGCCGAGTTGACGCCGGAGCGGGTCGACGACGAGCTTGGCCGGGTCAGCCGATAGCTGTGGCGGGGGACCGCAACCTTTACAATTTCATTTTCAGTAGAACAATCTGAGTTTATGAGCTCACACGAGACTGTTATCGACCGACTTGAATTGGCCCGCAGCGACCTCTCGCTGGCGCAGGTGGCTGCTGCCCTCGGCTTCGGGGCAGCGATAGCGTTCACGCTCGTCTTCCTCCAAGAGCCGCTGGTGCACGACGCGACGCACAACTTCCGGCACGCCGCCGGTATCGCCTGCCACTGACCGATGATATCCGACTACCTCCAGCGCGGCGTCGCCGCCGGTCTCACCGCCGGCCTCGCCTACGCGCTCTACATGGTCACTGTCGGGAACCCGCTGACCGACTACATCCACGACGCCGGCCACAGCCACGACGACGGCGGTCACGGCCACGACGACGGTGGTCACGGCCACGAACACGCCGCTGAGGCACACGAACACGCCGGCCACGCCGTTTCCGAGACGACGACGGCCATCGTTAGCGCCGGCAGCGGCGTCCTCTGGGGTATCTTCCTCGGTGGCGTCTTCGCTGTCGCGCTGTACGTCTTCGAACCAGCCCTTCCCGGCGTCGGCGATGTCAAGGCCTACGTGCTTGCTGGCGCGGGCTTTTTCAGCGCCTCCGTTATGCCGTGGCTGGTTCTCCCGCCGGCCGCTCCCGGCGCGGAGAACATCTACGGCATCGAGACGCGGCTGGCCATCTACCTCGGCTTGGTCGTCGCCGGTGCTGTCGTCTCCGCGCTCGCAATCGCCGTGTACAACCGCGCTAGCCGCCGTCACGTCGGCCTCGGTGTGCTCGCAGGCGCAGTCCCAGTCGTCGCCGCCGTTGTCGCTATCCCGGTCCTTTCGCCGACCGTGGTGTCTCATCCCGGCCTTGATGCCGAACTCGTCTCGACGTATCAGGCGCTCGCCGCGCTGAGTCAGGCCGCGCTCTGGCTTCTCATCGCCGGTGTCTTCTGTCGACTTGAGGGCCGCTTCGGTGGTGAGCCGGCCCGCCAGCGGGACGACGCCGTGGCAACGTAGACGAATGCAACGACGGACCGACGAACAGACGACGCGGCTCGACGCCTACGTCTTCGTCTGCACCAACGCCCGCGACTCGGAGTACGCCGCCTGCGCCGACGCCGGCCCCGGTGCCGAGGCCACCGTCGAGGCCGTCACCGAGTGGCTCCGTGAACGCGACGTGTACTGGAACGGCGTCGGCGTCTCGACGACTGACTGTCTCGGTCTCTGCAGCGAGGGCGGGACGGCGCTGACGATACAGCCACACGACGAGTGGTTCTCCGATGTCACTCCCGAGGACGTTCCCGAACTACTCGCGGAGGCCTTCGGTCCGGACGCAGCACAACTCGACTGAGGCCTACACGTCTATTTCGACGTCGATACGGTCCCAATCGACGACCGGCCGGTGGCCGCGGCCGCTGCGGTCGAACTCGACGAGGCCGAGTTCGCCGAGCTTCCAGAGATTGTCGTGGACCTGCCGGACATCACGGTCGACGAGCCGCGCCGTCTCGCGGATGCTTGCGGGCTCCTCGTCGGCGACCGTCCGGAGCAACTCGATGCTCGTCGGTCGGCAAAGCCGGTCGACCGACTCGCCGTCGAACTGAAGCGTCTCTTCGTCACCATTGGCCGCCAGCCGGACGACGATATCGTCTGACATATCTTCGCCCCCGACCGTGGCGGATATAATATTGTGGCTTATGACAACATTCGCAGCGAGTATTCGCCGCGTAGCGTCTCATCAACGTGGTAACGGACCGGCTCTTCGACGACAGCCCCGCGCTCGCCGTCGACTGCGGCGGCGGTCACGACACCGTCGGTCGATGCTGCGGCGACCGGCCCATCGGCGACATCGAACAGCGTCCAGCCGTGGACAGTGGGGTCGCAGTCCCGGAAGTGCTGTGCAGTCGGGACGAGCATCCGCTCGCCGTCCGTGCCGACTTCGTGGGCGAACCCGCCGACGGCTGCCTGCCAGCGCCGTTTGCCGTCCGGCGTGTAGCCGAACGCCGTCTGCTCGTTTTCGTGGCGTTCGTCCGTCTCGCGGCCCTCCTGTGGAAACGTGTTGCCGGTCAGGAAGACGGCCCCCGACGCCGTCGCGTGGACGTGGTTCGGATACGTGTAGACGCCGCCGTCCGACTGCGGCCGCCCGAGGTCGACGGCCCACTCGACGCTCCCGTCGGTGAGTCGGTAGCCGCGGTAGTCGGCGTGGCTCGTCACGACGACACTGCCGTCGGCGACGGCGACGTCCCCGACCCGGCGGTCGGCCCCCGGTTTGGGGTCCCACGTCCAGCGCTCGCTGCCGTTGTCGTCGAGCACGACAAGCCCGCTGTCGTGGCCGCCCGGGCAGCGATTGTACGCGACTGCGACGCCGTCCCCTTCGTCGAGCGGCGCGACTCCAATCGGCGAGGCGTCGGCGTCGTACCGCCAGCGGAGCGTCCCGTCGCGTGCGAACGCGTAGACGCTGCTCTCGAAGCCACGGCCGCCGTTACGGCGCTCATAGCGGCGCGCAGCGACGAAACAGGTGCCGTCGCTGCCGACGGCGGCGTCGACGACCATCGGGAGGAAAAACCGGGTGTCCTTCGTCGGCCCACCGACATCGTCGGCGGCGTCGTGCTGCCAGCGCCTTTTGCCATTCCGGGAGCGGCACTGTATTCGACCGCGCTCGGAGCGTTCGCCGACGAGTACGCCGTCGCCGGTCGAAACGAGTGTGACTGCGCTTCCCGTGCCATCGACGGTCCAGCGCTCGGTCCCGTCGTGTGTGAACGCCGCGACGGTCCCGTCGGCGCGGCCGACGACCGGCCCGTCGCCGTCGAGTGTCACCCCCGAGCGACGGCCCGCCTGCCGGGAGCCGCAAGGGTCGATGTCTCCGAGGGCGGCCGTCGCTGACAGTGTCAGGTCGCTACTCATCGACGGGAAACGCCTCGTGAAGGGTGTGGTGGCTCTCGCCGAGGTCATCCAGGAAGGCGTCACCGTGGGACAGCAGCCGTTCGAGGGCGTTTTCGGCGTCGCGGACGGCGACGAGCCGTCCCCGGAGGTAGTCGTAATCCGGGGCCTCGGGGTCGGCCTCGGCGATTTCGGCTTCGAGTTCGACGAGTGCCGTATCCAGATGGCGGCGACACGCGGCGAGGCTTTCGGCGTCGGCAAGCGCCGCGATGTGTGGTTCCGGGTCATCGCCCAGTTCGTCACGGGCATGGCGTCGCGTGGCGTCGTCGCCGATGCCGAGGCTGTTCATCAGTCCGAGTCGGAGCGCTTCGATTTCGTGGCAGCTCATAATGTCTGGTCAACGAGTTCGGAAACGATGCGGTCACGTTCCAGCGACGAAGCGATACGGTCTACGTCTTCGGGGGCGACACCCCCGTACCAGACGTTGTCGGGATAGACGGCGACGTTCGGCCCGTCACCGCAGCGGTCGAGACACGACGACCGGGTGATGCGAGCATCGATACCGCGGTCTCTGACGGCCTGTCGGAGCCGTTCGAGGACCGTCGCCGCGCCGGCGTCGGCGCAGGTACGGTTCGTACAGACGGTGACGTGTTTGTCCGGCGCGTCGTGGACGTGCGGCTCCTCGTCGATGTCGGAGCGGTCGGCGTGGGCCGCCTGATGTGTCATCGCGCGCAACATCGCGCGAGCGCCGCCGGCTTCCCCTTCGAAGCCGTCCAACTCGACCTTGTACTTGCAGGTGTCACACGACATCGAGACGTCACCCGTCCGGGCCTCCTCGAAGCGGTCGGCAAGCACCGTCAGCAACCGGTCGTCGGTCCCGAGCGGGTCCCCGCAGGCGGCCTCGGCGTAGCGGTACTCGTCGTCGAACGTCGCCGTCGTCTCGCGGATACGCTCTGTCAGTACGCCGTCGCCCAGCATGTACGGCAGCACGACGACGGCATCGGGACGGCGTTTGGCAACGGTATGAAGCGCCGGCTCCAGCAGCGGTTCGGTCACGCCGATAAACGCCGCTTCCACGTCCGCGAACGCTCGCCCCTCGTAGAGCAGTCGAGCGAGCTTGTGTACGTCGCCGTTGGAGTCCGGGTCGGACGACCCCCGAGCACACAGCACCACGACGACATCGTCGTCCTCGCGGTCGACATTCAGCTCAGCCTCGACAGCCGCCGCCCGGTCGTCGAGCAGCTCGACGATGGCGGGGTGGACGCCGAGATGCCGTCCGTTGTGGACATTCACATCGGTATGCTCGGTACGGGCCTCGTTGACCACGAGCGGCACGTCGGCCTTGACGTGACTGGCTGCAAACAGCGACAGTGGGATGACGGTGACATCGGAAACCGACGGCGCGACCGACTCGATGGCCTCGGGGATTGACGGCTCGGCGAGTTCGATGAATCCGGCGGTGACGGGAAACCCGAGTCGGCCTTCGAGCCCCGCAGCCAACGTCCGGACCTGTTCGTTGGACTTCTCCCGCCGAGAGCCGTGTCCCGCGAGCACGACGGCTTCCGCATCGAGCATTAGTCCGCCTCCGCCTGCTCGATGCTCCGTCGGAGCTTTCGCCGTCGGCTCGGGGCGAAGCAGCCGTCGTCGT from Natronomonas pharaonis DSM 2160 includes the following:
- a CDS encoding CbtA family protein, with product MISDYLQRGVAAGLTAGLAYALYMVTVGNPLTDYIHDAGHSHDDGGHGHDDGGHGHEHAAEAHEHAGHAVSETTTAIVSAGSGVLWGIFLGGVFAVALYVFEPALPGVGDVKAYVLAGAGFFSASVMPWLVLPPAAPGAENIYGIETRLAIYLGLVVAGAVVSALAIAVYNRASRRHVGLGVLAGAVPVVAAVVAIPVLSPTVVSHPGLDAELVSTYQALAALSQAALWLLIAGVFCRLEGRFGGEPARQRDDAVAT
- a CDS encoding CbtB domain-containing protein, translated to MSSHETVIDRLELARSDLSLAQVAAALGFGAAIAFTLVFLQEPLVHDATHNFRHAAGIACH
- a CDS encoding CbiX/SirB N-terminal domain-containing protein, with protein sequence MLRPEPTAKAPTEHRAGGGGLMLDAEAVVLAGHGSRREKSNEQVRTLAAGLEGRLGFPVTAGFIELAEPSIPEAIESVAPSVSDVTVIPLSLFAASHVKADVPLVVNEARTEHTDVNVHNGRHLGVHPAIVELLDDRAAAVEAELNVDREDDDVVVVLCARGSSDPDSNGDVHKLARLLYEGRAFADVEAAFIGVTEPLLEPALHTVAKRRPDAVVVLPYMLGDGVLTERIRETTATFDDEYRYAEAACGDPLGTDDRLLTVLADRFEEARTGDVSMSCDTCKYKVELDGFEGEAGGARAMLRAMTHQAAHADRSDIDEEPHVHDAPDKHVTVCTNRTCADAGAATVLERLRQAVRDRGIDARITRSSCLDRCGDGPNVAVYPDNVWYGGVAPEDVDRIASSLERDRIVSELVDQTL
- a CDS encoding VWA domain-containing protein, with product MIDNGDGKSVSTPFGAVVGQERLKRALLTVATDDGLGGLLVAGEKGTAKSTLVRGLADLLPDQRVIADCPYRCPPDDPDSQCADCRERTDPPVETRPVPLVTLPLGATRERVVGTLSVSDALSGEANFEPGLLARANRGILYVDEVNLLDDHLVDVLLDAAASGENRVERDGVSVTHPAAFTLVGTMNPEEGDLRPQLRDRFALSVEVAGETDIEDRVAIIDGALGKAEPDDDTDSYRKRLQAARSLLPSVELTDEQKRDIADLCLDAGVDGHRADIATARAARALAALDGRPTVTDGDLQQAAAFALAHRMRSTPFEDAPDADSVIDDHFEDGNEAESGDEKTDDGETDAEGGADADSGGEAGSDGDGDAATDEDASAEPDSDGESGSEDGPGSEDTTDPSGGDGGDSSRQPAEGDADPSDDGGQGDASDDPKPSDDADEEATPLVPGQNRQAPGAADAPDVESPAVDTAGDTGSGSARTQRGDRGARVRTEPADTDDSAVDAAASVRAAAKHGRNRPTDRDLRRSVRAGDSEALVVFAVDASASMRPAMRSAKGVVLELLEGAYTERDSVAVVAFAGDDAEVLLPPTDSVTLAARHLKDLPTGDRTPLPAGLRTAAEVVDRADPDAAVVVVVSDGRANAADSPTADTEAAAAALAETDARVVCVDAGDEDSRGLLPAVADRTAGRLVPLAELTPERVDDELGRVSR
- a CDS encoding (2Fe-2S) ferredoxin domain-containing protein gives rise to the protein MQRRTDEQTTRLDAYVFVCTNARDSEYAACADAGPGAEATVEAVTEWLRERDVYWNGVGVSTTDCLGLCSEGGTALTIQPHDEWFSDVTPEDVPELLAEAFGPDAAQLD
- a CDS encoding outer membrane protein assembly factor BamB family protein → MSSDLTLSATAALGDIDPCGSRQAGRRSGVTLDGDGPVVGRADGTVAAFTHDGTERWTVDGTGSAVTLVSTGDGVLVGERSERGRIQCRSRNGKRRWQHDAADDVGGPTKDTRFFLPMVVDAAVGSDGTCFVAARRYERRNGGRGFESSVYAFARDGTLRWRYDADASPIGVAPLDEGDGVAVAYNRCPGGHDSGLVVLDDNGSERWTWDPKPGADRRVGDVAVADGSVVVTSHADYRGYRLTDGSVEWAVDLGRPQSDGGVYTYPNHVHATASGAVFLTGNTFPQEGRETDERHENEQTAFGYTPDGKRRWQAAVGGFAHEVGTDGERMLVPTAQHFRDCDPTVHGWTLFDVADGPVAAASTDGVVTAAAVDGERGAVVEEPVRYHVDETLRGEYSLRMLS
- a CDS encoding HVO_A0114 family putative DNA-binding protein: MSDDIVVRLAANGDEETLQFDGESVDRLCRPTSIELLRTVADEEPASIRETARLVDRDVRQVHDNLWKLGELGLVEFDRSGRGHRPVVDWDRIDVEIDV
- a CDS encoding DUF3209 family protein produces the protein MSCHEIEALRLGLMNSLGIGDDATRRHARDELGDDPEPHIAALADAESLAACRRHLDTALVELEAEIAEADPEAPDYDYLRGRLVAVRDAENALERLLSHGDAFLDDLGESHHTLHEAFPVDE